In Terriglobia bacterium, the sequence CCGTGTCATCTTCAATGCCATAGGGCCTGGCGATCTGGCACCCATAATAGGGGGCGACCCGTAAGCCCGTGAGCGGACGCTTCACCAGACCCTTCACACGCTCGAGCGCCGCGCCCTCGACCACCACTTGCAGGAAGTGCTTGATGACAGCTCCCCCGTCATAGCGCAATCCGGCCTCGCCGAGCGCCTGGTCCACCTTATTCTTGATATCGGGAGATTCCGCCAGGTACGCGTCCGTCTTGCGGAGGTTGGTGAAACAAGCACTGCAAGCCGTGACGATGGGATCTCCGTTACGATGGGCCTGGGCCAGGTTGCGGGCGCTAAGGCAGAAAGACAGAATCTCGTTCACGTTCATGTACGCCGTCGCGCCGCAGCAGTTCCAGTCCTCGATCTCAACCAAATCGATCCCGAGACATGAGGCAACGGCATGTACCGATTCCCCGTACGGTAGCGCAGTTGCGTCCAACGAACATCCTGGATAGTAGGAATAGCGCATTACTCACCCCCCAGTTCTTGCGCCTTCGCCACAATCTTGCAAAGGCCATCCATGTCACGAACCCGGGATCCCCCCAGGGGAAGACGTCCATGCATGCGGAGGTGTATGGCGATCGGCGCCGCTGCGACTGCACCCAGTGGATTTGTAGACAGCATGTACCGCGTCATCAGAGCCGTCTCGCGGTTGCGGCCATACTTGTTGACGATGTCGACGAAGTGTCTCGAGAGAGCGCGAGCCCGCTTGCTCCGCTGCCGATTTTCACGGATGGCCATGCGCTTGAGCATGTACATGATGTCCGTGATCTTGATCTGTTGCGGGCAACGGTGCGCACATTGATAGCATGATGCGCAAGTCCATATGGTGAGGCTATCCAAGATGCGATCACGCATCCCCGCCCGGACCATGGCGAAAATCTGCCGTGGTGTCTCTTCCATGGCCCAGGACACCGGACATGATCCACTGCACGTGCCGCATTGGATGCAGTCCTTTATCTTCTCACCTCCGTAAATGTTGTAGACCTCATCCAGAAATCCCGGGTCCATACTCTGTTCGTAGAGAACAGTCTGATGCACTCCAGTCATGAATGCCCTCCTGCCTCATAGGCCGTCTTCCCAGCAGTGGATAGCAGCTCTGTCGATCTGACTTTCCAAACTACTACAAGAGCTAAACTATTGCTGGAAAGTGACTTATGCCGCAACGTTCCCGTTTCAAACCTCGACATAAAACTCATCCGTCTCAATCGCCGGGAAGGATGATACAAGAGTAACGGCTAGCTCGTTCTGGGAGTAATTGCACGAGGTCAAGCGGGGGATCCCATCATTATTATGCCGTTGCCCCACTCGACTTCATGAAGGCCGGCGAGCCTCATCGGACTTCGTCATGGCCTCCATGAGCATACATCAAAGCACGTACCCTGCCAGATGGGGCAATTCCCGCACAGGACATTTCTTCCGGAAAATGACGAAATAAAGCGTTTTAAATGATAGACTTATAAACACTGCCAACCGAACTAGGCAAACATATAAAAATTTAATGAAATTAACAATTCACTACATTAAGGCTAAATGACTCACTTTTTGGGCTATATAACCCGCTTGATTTTGGGCGCCTGAACTGGTTCAGAAAGCAAAGTCCGGAGCTCAAGGGTTATGGTCGCTTTCTCGTTGTTGCCGATCCGGATCACCATGATGCCGCAACTGCTGAGTCGACTGTAGCATCCGCGCCGCAGCTGGCTTGAGCCCTTTCTGCTGACTGCGCTGACGCCACACTGGAACGTGAAACCCATTGAAATCCATCCAGGCACGGTTCTATTGTTGCGTCTGAGACAGTTCTCTTGAAAATCTTTACTGCACAGGTGCAGGCGATCGGAAGCGCAATCATAAAACCGTCTACGCTCAGGCTATTTTCGGATATTGACGAGGAAAGGGGAACATGGGCAGATCGACCATCCGGGGCAGG encodes:
- a CDS encoding CoB--CoM heterodisulfide reductase iron-sulfur subunit B family protein; amino-acid sequence: MRYSYYPGCSLDATALPYGESVHAVASCLGIDLVEIEDWNCCGATAYMNVNEILSFCLSARNLAQAHRNGDPIVTACSACFTNLRKTDAYLAESPDIKNKVDQALGEAGLRYDGGAVIKHFLQVVVEGAALERVKGLVKRPLTGLRVAPYYGCQIARPYGIEDDTDNPKMLDRLLEALGATPTYFPMKTMCCGGSLMGTREDVALRLCRNLLLCAQQDKADCIAVTCPLCQINLDAYQARINKYYKTDFRIPIVYFTQLMGLAFALESKQLGLQRCIVPATDVVARFAEEVV
- a CDS encoding 4Fe-4S dicluster domain-containing protein, with the translated sequence MTGVHQTVLYEQSMDPGFLDEVYNIYGGEKIKDCIQCGTCSGSCPVSWAMEETPRQIFAMVRAGMRDRILDSLTIWTCASCYQCAHRCPQQIKITDIMYMLKRMAIRENRQRSKRARALSRHFVDIVNKYGRNRETALMTRYMLSTNPLGAVAAAPIAIHLRMHGRLPLGGSRVRDMDGLCKIVAKAQELGGE